The following coding sequences lie in one Salmo salar chromosome ssa13, Ssal_v3.1, whole genome shotgun sequence genomic window:
- the cssa13h18orf54 gene encoding lung adenoma susceptibility protein 2 (The RefSeq protein has 1 substitution compared to this genomic sequence), whose translation MTSGQSDGIFSPESTVTSLLSSSGHLRGTLRNNDLSLTGIRYRDRDYESATEALEAYIADFDRSLNTSETSTGRLQLRKRLISSALPRTEFRNKDVLRERLTDRELDFLNLPVGSGHRGASDCISLTTDDLLVLPCDGSLPVTRTSAFLTQSGDYPLGQSSHSNSWSSRRPRPNSSSHIKRCLHYSVPHNTPHKLYQSRAGTQAGETQNTEPFTGPRVKGSLWPQHGLYHQTTGPFSPHRDYPRWLTSQKSEMDFSGVTSIPDLKYPAWLQECNNVPKDIPTTNIELSESHKKTQHRGWGPTQTLPPSPRPPSWLGELEASYEELKEGQKDSNGGHLEDVSGSDDDRQQLLRGEADHRTLREFRLQFAERLALAAEGERSTDSDKLFGDYKIESLILKAEKVLNSPSLGLNTNSQLQNSPSLDLTSQLQKDMGHSPGGSEDVLEADRSWDNPAITFKSPVPVGGAEDTLITTEPLRDRKDEAASGSCSSGYSSRKHPGPVEALKQMLFSLQTVEQQVNLKNDTTEKEVTLENGSTPYQTPTLEDATKPLMIKMSDDYDAGLGGQSLKRALHHLGRLKSLVEDSAGVKATSQEGKYS comes from the exons ATGACTTCCGGCCAAAGTGACGGTATCTTTTCTCCGGAGTCAACCGTGACCTCCTTGTTGTCTAGTTCCGGACACCTGCGAGGCACCCTGAGGAACAACGATCTGTCTCTCACCGGTATCAGATACCGGGACCGGGACTATGAATCGGCTACTGAGGCCCTGGAAGCCTACATTGCAGACTTTGACAGAAGCCTGAACACTTCTGAAACTTCTACCGGAAGACTGCAGCTCCGGAAAAGGCTGATAAGTTCTGCTTTGCCCAGAACTGAGTTCAGGAATAAAGATG TTCTTAGAGAGAGACTAACAGACAGGGAGCTGGACTTCCTGAATCTTCCTGTGGGTTCTGGTCACCGTGGAGCCTCAGACTGCATCAGCCTGACCACCGACGACCTGTTGGTGCTCCCCTGTGATGGCTCCCTACCCGTGACTCGCACCTCTGCTTTCCTCACCCAGTCTGGGGACTACCCCCTGGGGCAGAGCTCCCACTCTAACTCCTGGTCCTCTAGGAGGCCTAGACCTAACAGTAGCTCTCATATTAAACGCTGCCTGCACTACTCTGTCCCTCACAACACTCCTCACAAGCTGTACCAGTCCAGAGCTGGAACTCAAGCAGGGGAAACCCAAAATACAGAGCCCTTCACAGGCCCTAGAGTGAAGGGGAGCCTGTGGCCCCAGCATGGTCTCTACCACCAGACCACAGGCCCTTTCTCCCCCCACCGTGACTACCCTCGCTGGCTGACCAGCCAAAAGTCTGAGATGGATTTCTCTGGGGTCACCAGCATTCCTGACCTGAAGTACCCCGCCTGGCTCCAGGAGTGTAACAATGTTCCCAAAGACATTCCCACCACTAATATAGAGTTGTCAGAGTCTCATAAAAAGACACAGCATAGGGGCTGGGGCCCGACCCAGACCTTGCCCCCATCTCCTAGACCTCCCTCCTGGCTGGGCGAGCTGGAGGCTTCCTATGAGGAGCTAAAGGAAGGACAGAAGGACAGTAACGGCGGCCATCTTGAGGATGTCTCTGGTTCTGATGATGACAGGCAACAACTTCTCAGAGGAGAGGCTGATCACAGGACACTGAGGGagttcagactacagtttgcagaGCGGCTAGCTTTAGCTGCAGAGGGAGAACGGAGCACTGATTCCGACAAGCTCTTCGGAG ATGATAAGATCGAGAGTTTGATCTTGAAGGCAGAGAAGGTCCTTAACTCTCCTTCGTTAGGCCTAAACACTAACAGCCAGCTGCAGAACTCACCTTCACTAGACCTGACCAGCCAGCTGCAGAAGGACATGGGACACAGCCCTGGTGGTTCAGAGGATGTCCTCGAGGCTGATCGCTCTTGGGACAACCCTGCCATCACATT TAAATCACCAGTGCCTGTAGGGGGTGCAGAAGACACACTGATCACCACAGAGCCTCTGAGAGACAGGAAAGACGAG GCTGCCTCAGGCTCATGTTCGTCGGGCTACAGCAGCAGGAAACACCCTGGTCCGGTGGAGGCCCTCAAACAAATGCTGTTTAGCCTTCAAACCGTGGAGCAACAAGTCAATCTGAAGAATGACACAACAGAAAAGGAAGTAACCTTGGAGAATGGTTCAACACCATACCAAACACCAACGTTGGAGGACGCCACAAAACCACTGATGATAAAG ATGTCAGATGACTATGACGCTGGACTAGGTGGACAATCATTAAAGAG GGCCCTGCATCACCTTGGGAGATTGAAGAGTCTTGTTGAAGACTCAGCTGGTGTAAAAGCCACATCTCAGGAAGGGAAATACTCGTAG
- the cssa13h18orf54 gene encoding lung adenoma susceptibility protein 2 isoform X1, translating into MTSGQSDGIFSPESTVTSLLSSSGHLRGTLRNNDLSLTGIRYRDRDYESATEALEAYIADFDRSLNTSETSTGRLQLRKRLISSALPRTEFRNKDVLRERLTDRELDFLNLPVGSGHRGASDCISLTTDDLLVLPCDGSLPVTRTSAFLTQSGDYPLGQSSHSNSWSSRRPRPNSSSHIKRCLHYSVPHNTPHKLYQSRAGTQAGETQNTEPFTGPRVKGSLWPQHGLYHQTTGPFSPHRDYPRWLTSQKSEMDFSGVTSIPDLKYPAWLQECNNVPKDIPTTNIELSESHKKTQHRGWGPTQTLPPSPRPPSWLGELEASYEELKEGQKDSNGGHLEDVSGSDDDRQQLLRGEADHRTLREFRLQFAERLALAAEGERSTDSDKLFGDDKIESLILKAEKVLNSPSLGLNTNSQLQNSPSLDLTSQLQKDMGHSPGGSEDVLEADRSWDNPAITFKSPVPVGGAEDTLITTEPLRDRKDEAASGSCSSGYSSRKHPGPVEALKQMLFSLQTVEQQVNLKNDTTEKEVTLENGSTPYQTPTLEDATKPLMIKMSDDYDAGLGGQSLKRALHHLGRLKSLVEDSAGVKATSQEGKYS; encoded by the exons ATGACTTCCGGCCAAAGTGACGGTATCTTTTCTCCGGAGTCAACCGTGACCTCCTTGTTGTCTAGTTCCGGACACCTGCGAGGCACCCTGAGGAACAACGATCTGTCTCTCACCGGTATCAGATACCGGGACCGGGACTATGAATCGGCTACTGAGGCCCTGGAAGCCTACATTGCAGACTTTGACAGAAGCCTGAACACTTCTGAAACTTCTACCGGAAGACTGCAGCTCCGGAAAAGGCTGATAAGTTCTGCTTTGCCCAGAACTGAGTTCAGGAATAAAGATG TTCTTAGAGAGAGACTAACAGACAGGGAGCTGGACTTCCTGAATCTTCCTGTGGGTTCTGGTCACCGTGGAGCCTCAGACTGCATCAGCCTGACCACCGACGACCTGTTGGTGCTCCCCTGTGATGGCTCCCTACCCGTGACTCGCACCTCTGCTTTCCTCACCCAGTCTGGGGACTACCCCCTGGGGCAGAGCTCCCACTCTAACTCCTGGTCCTCTAGGAGGCCTAGACCTAACAGTAGCTCTCATATTAAACGCTGCCTGCACTACTCTGTCCCTCACAACACTCCTCACAAGCTGTACCAGTCCAGAGCTGGAACTCAAGCAGGGGAAACCCAAAATACAGAGCCCTTCACAGGCCCTAGAGTGAAGGGGAGCCTGTGGCCCCAGCATGGTCTCTACCACCAGACCACAGGCCCTTTCTCCCCCCACCGTGACTACCCTCGCTGGCTGACCAGCCAAAAGTCTGAGATGGATTTCTCTGGGGTCACCAGCATTCCTGACCTGAAGTACCCCGCCTGGCTCCAGGAGTGTAACAATGTTCCCAAAGACATTCCCACCACTAATATAGAGTTGTCAGAGTCTCATAAAAAGACACAGCATAGGGGCTGGGGCCCGACCCAGACCTTGCCCCCATCTCCTAGACCTCCCTCCTGGCTGGGCGAGCTGGAGGCTTCCTATGAGGAGCTAAAGGAAGGACAGAAGGACAGTAACGGCGGCCATCTTGAGGATGTCTCTGGTTCTGATGATGACAGGCAACAACTTCTCAGAGGAGAGGCTGATCACAGGACACTGAGGGagttcagactacagtttgcagaGCGGCTAGCTTTAGCTGCAGAGGGAGAACGGAGCACTGATTCCGACAAGCTCTTCGGAG ATGATAAGATCGAGAGTTTGATCTTGAAGGCAGAGAAGGTCCTTAACTCTCCTTCGTTAGGCCTAAACACTAACAGCCAGCTGCAGAACTCACCTTCACTAGACCTGACCAGCCAGCTGCAGAAGGACATGGGACACAGCCCTGGTGGTTCAGAGGATGTCCTCGAGGCTGATCGCTCTTGGGACAACCCTGCCATCACATT TAAATCACCAGTGCCTGTAGGGGGTGCAGAAGACACACTGATCACCACAGAGCCTCTGAGAGACAGGAAAGACGAG GCTGCCTCAGGCTCATGTTCGTCGGGCTACAGCAGCAGGAAACACCCTGGTCCGGTGGAGGCCCTCAAACAAATGCTGTTTAGCCTTCAAACCGTGGAGCAACAAGTCAATCTGAAGAATGACACAACAGAAAAGGAAGTAACCTTGGAGAATGGTTCAACACCATACCAAACACCAACGTTGGAGGACGCCACAAAACCACTGATGATAAAG ATGTCAGATGACTATGACGCTGGACTAGGTGGACAATCATTAAAGAG GGCCCTGCATCACCTTGGGAGATTGAAGAGTCTTGTTGAAGACTCAGCTGGTGTAAAAGCCACATCTCAGGAAGGGAAATACTCGTAG